In the genome of Hydractinia symbiolongicarpus strain clone_291-10 chromosome 5, HSymV2.1, whole genome shotgun sequence, one region contains:
- the LOC130644528 gene encoding 39S ribosomal protein L18, mitochondrial-like gives MLCKTISKLNFLFHLGSCRTLSVGAYIGGKNPYTTPVRKIILSNEYKKKLLKVKRETADVKDSNHDKVDIFFHNRNPRHLDLLGFNKPSGFTTLHESRNFYNKLNLQMTNCHTKAYVENINGQILCYASTTEHYIARRLHSTTDVCAIVNIARILAERLKQVGVVRVHWCTRLDRTTEKIREFEGILNNNGIILSEAPLKVLQGTSQTLPPPRRERQLPGPMRKSVKNRGTILRKDKDR, from the coding sequence ATGCTGTGTAAAACGATCTCtaaattgaattttctattcCACCTTGGTTCTTGCAGAACATTAAGTGTTGGTGCCTATATAGGTGGCAAGAATCCGTACACTACCCCtgtaagaaaaatcattttgagtAATGAGtacaaaaagaaacttttaaaggTTAAAAGAGAAACAGCTGATGTGAAAGATTCTAATCATGACaaagttgatattttttttcacaatcgCAACCCAAGACATCTGGATTTATTGGGATTTAACAAACCTTCGGGTTTCACAACACTCCATGAATCCagaaatttttacaataaactaAACTTGCAGATGACAAACTGTCACACAAAAGCTTATGTTGAAAATATCAATGGACAGATATTGTGTTATGCAAGCACCACAGAGCATTATATAGCTCGAAGATTGCACAGCACAACAGATGTGTGCGCAATTGTTAACATAGCAAGGATTTTAGCAGAGCGCCTGAAACAAGTTGGAGTTGTAAGAGTACATTGGTGCACCAGATTGGACCGAACAACAGAGAAAATTAGAGAATTTGAAGGAATTTTAAATAACAATGGAATAATTCTTTCAGAGGCTCCATTAAAAGTCTTGCAGGGAACCTCTCAAACCTTGCCACCTCCAAGACGAGAAAGACAATTGCCAGGACCAATGAGAAAATCTGTTAAGAACAGAGGGACTATTTTAAGAAAAGATAAAGATAGATAA